TTTTACTACTCAGCAACTTTGCAAAATATAAAAGCCACAGATTTAAAAACTATCAAGAATTTATCAAATCAATCTTCTTTAGCAAAAAACATATTAATTTCACCCTTTCCTTTTGCTTCTATTTTTCCACGATTTATGAATTTGAAATCGTTTTTTAATAAATTGAATGTAGCTTCCGAAACGTTAATTTTCATTGGTTCTGAG
Above is a window of Bacteroidota bacterium DNA encoding:
- a CDS encoding adenylate/guanylate cyclase domain-containing protein, with amino-acid sequence MKINVSEATFNLLKNDFKFINRGKIEAKGKGEINMFFAKED